A stretch of DNA from Manihot esculenta cultivar AM560-2 chromosome 7, M.esculenta_v8, whole genome shotgun sequence:
cacctgagctgaataacctgggagaagtggctcagtaaccatttatttcacgttcactttatcggtttcaggcaagatatagtaggaagtgtaaaaaataaataataagcccccaaatctttaaatttcattggtctagtcaagagttctaagattctattctttcaaaaaggtagtttaatattatatgacaTTCTAATATGTTATATgtgcttgaaattgaattgaggacCAACTTTATGAGTTGAGaaacatgttttaaatatgaaacttgtagaagtgaactttggtgaaattaagctatttctgctatcatcctattgcataataaTTTGGTTCTTtgttttgaataaattaaatttcaaattggtTAAGTACAGAGCTGTATTTCATTGTTTCATTTCAATTTttgtgcttgaggacaagcaaatgTGCAAGTGTGGGGGGAATCTGATGAGTTgtaaaactcacaatttttttcctcatttaattccttgattttattgtaatttttatgtaaatatttaattttaatttgaatttaattttgtatagGTTTGTGAGCAAGTtgataaaaggaagaaaaaatactgaattaaaggattttttaaaatgggaggcgatggggagataagatagattttgccacctaagcaaggataatATCAGCTTCAAGTGaagtcaaattgaatcaaactcaatcggATGAGGATAGAGATCatattaggatagagataagatgaagatagagataagataggaataatagtttttattttaaattttatctttttgtgcctatataaaggctcctagcATTTAACCTAGAGGatcatattctacctctcactctcatttcctctcttgttGTCCTCcaccttcttctctttttcttattttttcacttagttgttataattttattatagtcatgagtggctaaacatttatttttcagttgaaagttaatttaatttgagatttgttcaagttgtgaggttatgcactttAATCCTCTCCATCTTATTTTccatttctattaatttctgaattcgaggaacaccacctctattgttgttttcttgagaattcaatggggccattgaatctcttgagaagacaacatattgctaattaatctaattaaatccgtaattgtttaattgggttaataataagtagcaattaatatattggtttatattaagaaattagtagatttgatttaaataaaacgcttgtttttattgatcaagtttgggttcttctctcttaatgcggttgactaattaaatctacacgcgtgttaGGGTTGTTAGTtaattaggaattaatttaagcgcgaagcggattaatttattcataaggaagaattggtgggattcgcgtgtttgaccactgtaaccaaacaatagataataatatgaaatattttttttctaaccaatgatcaactgcaaaacacctcaatttgatcaccttcagctgaaagttttaattaattatttgtttctcaatcttcaattacattatttattttttcttttaagtttatttttattggcttgcccaaggcaaaacCCCTCTTATCAAAAATTTTCTTCTTCTcaatttttgaattaaactattcttctattttaatttggtcatttaaattaaacaagATTAAGGTTTCTGTGGaatcgatactcacttactcTGTCTACGAGTTCTTGTCAATTGAGAAaagggaaataaattttaaattgacggatttGACACCCGTCACTCATGACCGGATTCGTGGGGATTTTCTTCAGGACTCCTTTGATGACGTTGGTCTTCTGAAGGTCCTAATTGATTCCATTATAATTGGTATTACTAATGCTTCTATGCAGCTCCTGTTGAATGGCGAACTTTTGGACCCGTTTCGACCAACAAGAGGCCTTAGACAAGGAGATCCGCTCTTTCCTTACCTATTTGTGATTTGCATGGAAAGACTTGCTTATGGCATCAGTGAGGAAATAGTCAGAAACTCTTGGAAACCGATCTGTCTTGGAAAGAATGGCCTTCTCCTATATCATTTATGTTTTGCTGATGATCTTGTTCTTTTCGCAGAGGCATCTCATGCACAAATGGAGGTCATAATGAATGTTTTGGATGTGTTTTACTCCAGTTCGAGCCAAAAGATCAACATGAATAAGAATAGAGTCTGTTTCTCAAAGAACGTGAAGTCCCAGGATAGAAGAGCTTTAAGCACCCATCTGGGAGTTAAAGAAACGGATGACTTGGGCAAGTATCTGGGAGTTCCTTTGCTTCACTCTAGAGTTACAAAAGGAACCTATCAGTATATCATTGACAAAATTTGAAAGAAGCTTGAATCCTGAGAATCTAAAAATAAATCTTGCATTTGCTGGTCGCATTACCTTAGCCTAATCAGTCATTTCTACCATATAGACATATACTATGCAAACCGCATTTCTTCCTGTGATGGTCTGTGATGAAGTAGATAAACTTTGTAGTAGGCTCATTTGGGGCACCAAGGAAGGTAAGAGAGGAATTAACCTTGTCCCCTGGGAGCAAGTGTAGCGCCCTAAGGAGATGGGTGGGTTGGGTTTCAGGAGTGCTAAAATCACTAATCAAGCTTTCCTGTTGAAAGTGGCATGGAAAATGATAGGTGGTAACCAACCCCTATGGGTTATGGTGTTGAAAGCAAAATATAAGTTTGGTATTGATACCATTCCCACTCACTTGAAGGGGAACAATTGCTCTAGTCTCTAGAGAGGTTTACATCCAGTGTGGCCTTTTGTGCGTAATAGTGTTATATGGTCACTGGGCCGGGGAGATAGAGCGAAGTTTTGGACTGATAATTGGTTGCATACTAGCCAGTGCCTTATGGATACAACTACTCAAACTATTCCCGATGATATGCTTTAGGATAGTGTTTCTAGCTATGTTGCAAAGCATGGATCTTAGGACTGGTCACGGATAAGCCCTTTCCTGTCTCATTCTTCCCTTTTGACGTTATCTTTAGTACCTGCACCTCAAGCGAATGTTGGGGCTGATAGTGTAATTTGGAAATGGTCTAGttctggatttttttttttttttttttgaaatctgCTTATTTCTTTCGTGCAGGATGGGACCAGGCTGAGACAAGCAACATGTGAAAGCTAGTTTGAAGATGGCCTAGCCCACAGGGCATCAGAGTGTTCCTTTGGTTGTTATTGCACAATAGGCTCCTTACCAACGAGGAGAGGATGAGAAGACATCTCACAGATGTTGCAACCTGTAAACTATGTTTGGAAAAGTATCATCCCGAGGGAAACATGGATTATATTTTTTTGCAGATAGCCTCGATTTACAGGAGTGGATTATTATCAATCTCCGGAATAGTGTGGATAGCCTTTAGGATTTGACATGGTACACTGTGTTTGGTGTCATTTGTTGGTGCCTTTGGAACAATCGCAATGAATGTATCCTTGGTGAATATTTTGGAGATATTCAAGCAGTGGTTCATCGTGCTCCAAAGAGGTCCAAGCTGCTGGGGAAAGCCGCTTCACTGGGGTGGTCGAGGCCGTCCACAACAATTCTATGTCAGTTGGACACCCCCAAAGGAAGGAATCTTGAAGATTAATGTGGATGGGGCTCTTGTTGGACCAAATGAGAGTGCTTCGATTGGAGGTTTAATCCGGGACTCAAATGGAGAATGGTTGGGTGGTTTCTCCACACAAATTGGCAGAACCTCGGCTTTAGAGGCAGAACTAAGAGTTATCCTGGAGGGTCTGCGACTAGTGTCCTCTTATTTGCCACATAGGTCCTTTGTACTTGAGACCGACTACAAAACGGCAATCGATCTTATCCATGATATGATTATTGTTCCTCCGGTGTTCGAGAACCTAATTTTGAGTATTAAGCAGCTATTACAGCCAGAATGGTTTATAACTCTCAAACATGTCTACAGGGAAGCTAATGAAAGTGCTCACAAATTGGCCAAATTGACTATCTCCAGACAAGACTGTGCTTGGTGGATCGATCACCCACCGTATGAATTAACTCCTTGTTTGGTCCAAGATAAAGCTGGATTAGGATCTTTTCGCACCTGCAATCATGAACTTTGAACTCAGCTCgtttttttacaaattttttttttcaacactCAATATATAAAAACCTcataaaatgtttaatttttacGTGTTTTGCAATTTTGTCCAAACTATTGATTTTATATTTAGTATCATCACTTTTCGCATCGGGTGCAATTACAATCAAAATTAATATCCATTCTCCAATTAGATATAAAAGGCCAAATGTGATAATTTATAATTGTAGATCATGAAGTATTCTAATTTTAATCACAAATCCTAATGCGACAAATTGTATCCAAAACCTAAAATTAGTCtagagaaatttaaatttaatttagtaaacTTGTAATTATGGTAACCAAATActttaaactttaaatttttattttcattaaccatatgaactaatatattttttttctaaacaaaCAAATTAAACTTAAATGATATGCAAcctaaataataatagaaatgaTATTACTAATATTTTTGCTTAAgttcaatattaaaaattttgaagtcATTTTCATAGTAAATTGTCATCACAAgcttataatttttcattattgtTATAATACATTACCATATTAGCACGATTAAGGCCAGACTATTGTCTACGAAAGTAACGTATGTGTTTAAAACATGCTACATAGAGaaactatatattaaaaaaaaatgtgatCTTGTTGCAGCTAGCATATTAATTCTATCAATTTCAAGAAATTTTCTTGTTAACCGTGGATTATATATTTAACCTTTTCCTAAACTATTGTTTCCATCTATAATGGAAGCATTTTCCTAGAAAATTTGTCCATACAATTTGGCACCATCACGTAACAGTAATTATTAATCTACTACAAATAGAGAATATGCACccaaaacaaataattaaactcAAATTTCATGCAAAATGTCTCCCCTGCAGCTTTTCTACATCTTCATTGTCACGGCGATGTTCGCACCGATCCAAGCCATTCAATACCAACTTATCAACAATGCCACCGGAACGCCCGGTGGAACGAGATTCGAGTACGAAATCGGAATCCCCTGTAGCAAGCAAACCCTAGAGTTTGCCACAAATTTCATATGGCAAACCTTCAAGCAAAATGAAGGTGATAGAAAGAATTATGAAGAGGTGACAATGGTGGTGCAAAGCTTTGTTGGGGCAGCAGCCTATGTTAATTCCAACACCATTAACGTCAATTCAGATTATATAGCAAATTATCAAGGAGATGTGAAGAATGAAGTTATTGGACTTCTGTATCACGAGACCACTCATGTCTGGCAGTGGTTTAGCAACAATGAAGCACCCAGTGGCCTTATTGAGGGAATAGCTGATTATGTGAGGCTAAAAGCTGCATTGGCTCTgataaccgctggatttcttaacCCCGAACCAGGGCCTCGACCATAGCCAAAAGCCCATCAAGCAGAGGCCCACACACGTGAGACAAGCCGGACCCATATGCCTTCAAAGGCCGGGCTCACCCATCTCCTCCATTCAGGCCGGCCCAACCCGCGCCAAGCAAGCCCTCTCCTCTTGGGCTCAGTATCTGGTCCgactctcagcccagcccagtGTCCAGACCCAactcagacagcctggcagatccgtacGGATGTACGcatggggagaatcagaggccgttacgcatggagcaggcggctgataccctcgtacacccAAATCTGCATgccagagacgcgtgtcccaatcacggagaggcctttacacgtcaccatgaGCAAAGCAgaaaggataaaaggggagcACCGTCCCCAGACAAACCAAGTTTGGAGAGGAGTCTGAGAAAGTTGTATTAACCATTGTTGTGTAATAcgaaacccttgtaaaaccctattccattggatctcagatcatcaattggcgccgtctgtgggaaaccgaaggagatcttttcatcccCGGAGTttccactttcaaaacccactgagatccacgatggcaaaccaccaagaaagtaatcTTAACCTtcccaatgacctgagctctgctcaagaagggcagcagttctctttttctggCCCAACAACGATGAATAACCAAACACTTGTTCCCcctaatccctcgccaagcctggtAGGGAATGCTCCCCCTATGACCCTGTCCaaccaggacattcaaaccatggctctccagttacaaaccactgctcactggttggggcagataatgcaacagaggggtcttagcaccccagtgaatgcactcccagtagtggaggaacccagaaccaatgagcCCCGACCCATCTCCGACCATCTTCGAACTAACAGTCATGATACCGGGGAAGACGAAGAACCACAGGCCCGCACCCATGCGAGGAGAGTCAAAGAAATGATAGACAACGAGGAGGTGGATAACTGTGCTGCTGAAACAACCGTCGAGACCGGAACGGAAgcggaggaggaagaggaatgCAGTTCGGGAGACGAGAAGATGAACAAAAAGTTAGAAAAGTTGAAAGAacagctcttagccgagctaggtaagaaagatcaaagCCTAACCTCCTTAcctacttcttctcctttcTCCAAGATGGTACAGCAAGAGACTGTCcccaagaagttcatgatgccatCAACAGCAGCCTATGACGGAGCTGgcaacccgagggagcacgtcatgaactataagacgttcatggagttgcagactttatcagatgccttaatgtgtaaggtATTCCCTACAACACTCTCGGGACCAGCACGAGCATGGTTCAATAGTCTGGAGGCCGGAAGTATCAAAAGTTTTGGAGACCTCGCTACTCGTTTCATTAGCCGGTTTATAGctggggtgccagcagatagaaAGACGAGCTACCTGGAAACCGTGAAGCAGAAGGCAGGGGAATCACTTAGAGAATACGTTGCCCGTTTCAACACGGAGGCCTTACAGATTCCCGAGCTAGACGAAGGGAGGGCagtagaggccatgcagaaggggacaacctcggccgagttcttcggctctttgagcaggaaacctccgaccacACTGGCCGAGTTAATGAAGAGAGCggagaaatacataaggcaggatgatgccttagtaacgagcagatttgccaaagggacGACAGCAAAAGACAAAGCCCTGGAGGAGAAAAGGCCGGAGAGACATGAGAAGAAGCATGGGAAGAGGCACGAGCCgtataagcaggcctgggagagaAGGGACCAAAGGCCTCCTCCCCATCCGCGGGTTCCTGAGCCAAGAACGCTCCCGCCTTGGGTCCCTGAAAAGCCGACCCCTctcaacgcttccagagccgaagtgctcatggcagtccaggataaggaatTCCTCCAGTGGCCAAAGCCCATGAGGTCGGAGGCGGATCAAAGAAACCCTGACAAGTATTGCCAGTATCACCGGACGCATGGTCAtgatacaaataactgttttcagttgatTGCGGAAattgagaggctgataaaaagggggcatctcaaaaactttgtgaaaaaaccggaggggcagaggcctcaggcCGGACCGGCTACCCAGATGCCGAGGAGAACAGGAGCCGGGCCAGTGAATGATGGATCCAGCGGGACCatcaatatgattgttggaggaacaggAGGGCGGATGAACCGTCGAGGCAAGAAAAGAAACCGAGAAGGGGAGACCAGCAGCGGCGAAGTCATGCAGATCATGGAGCATTCTCCCACGACCATCACTTTTTCTCCAGAGGATGCAcagggtattcagatgccccatgatgatgcgTTAGTCATTGAGGCTGTCATCAATAACTTTCGGGTGAAGAAAGTCCTGATAgatgatgggagtaaagtcaacctgttgccatatcgggttttccagcagatgggaattcccgAAGAACAGCTGGTCCGAGACCGATCACCGATCAAAGGGATTGGAGGAGCGCCGGTGCTCGTTGAGGGCAAGGTGAAGCTGGCTgtcaccttgggagaagcacctaGAACTCGCACTCACTACGAGATATTTGTGGTGGTTAAACTCTCATTGTGCTACAACGtgattttggggaggccggcgttgttcgATTTCGAGGCTGTCACTAGCATCCGGTATCTGGCACTCAAATTCCCAACAGAGGGAGGAGTGGGAATAGTTAAGGGCTGTCAAGAAGAAGCAAGGGCTGTATACTTGGCTACAGTGGCAGAGCCGAGCTCAACTGAAGAAGAACTTGACTCGGAAGTcctggaggtcagggatgagatcAAGGAAGCTcggacagagccagttggaGAACTGGAGACTTTCTCCTTGTCAGAAGCAGAAGCAAGCAAAATCTTCAGCCTCAACGCCAACCTCACCCAAGGACAGAAAAATGAAGTAATGGCTTTAATCCGGAGTCATgcaccgaccttcgcatggaagccctcagacatgccaggaATTGACCCTAAGATAATGACGCACCGGCTGAATGTCCTCCCTGAAGCTaaaccagtaaagcaaaagaagagagtagtgggaagggAAAAACAACAGGCTACCCGGGAGGAAGTACAAAAACTAGAGGAAGCAGGTTTTGTTAGGGAGGTAATGTATCCGCAATggctggcaaatcctgtgttggtcaaaaaagccaatggcaaatacaggatgtgcatagattttaccgacctaaataaggcctgtcctaaagattgttatccccttcccgatattaataaaatggtcgactcaacggccggcttcgattacatgtcttctttggatgctatgtctggttatcatcaaatcccgaTGGAAAGCTCGGATGAGGAAAAAACCTCATTTATAACcgaagatgggacttactgctacagagctatgcccttcgggttgagaaacgccggggcaacttatcaaagattgatgaataagatctttaaaaaccagattggcagaaacgtggaggtgtatgtggatgacatggtggtcaaGAGTTCAACTTTCCAGCAACACGTTGCCGATTTAAGGGAGGTATTTGGGGTACTGGATCAATATAGAATGAAGTTGAATCCAGCGAAATGTGCCTTCtttatcaggggaggaaagttcctgGGGTATATGGTGAGCGGAAAGGGCATTGAGCCTAATccggagaaggtagaagccatattgaatatgccagagccgacctgcgtaagggacgtccagagattaaccgggagagtagtggcgctcaaccgatttatgtcgaggtcggcagaaaagtgtttgccgttcttcaaaaaattgaggaaggttccgaattttgaatggacaaaGGATTGCCAAGAAGCTTTCGCGGAACTTAAAAagtatcttagctcgcctcatgtgctcagcagtcccataaaaggggaagagcttctgatatacttggcagcctcagaacagGCAGTCAGCGCGgtactagtaagggtggaagaaggagagcagaaacctgttttttacatcagcaaggtactcagagacactgaggtcaggtaCTCGAGCATTGAAAAACTGGCTTATGCCTTGCTGTTGGCAgttcggaaattcaaagtttatctagaaggccaccaaggagttgtgatgacggaccaacccttaaagaagatcttacgcaggccggaaacttcaggacggatgttagcatggtccgtggaaatcagcccttactgtctggagtaccgacctcggacaacGATAAAATcacaagcgctggctgactttaTAGCGGAGTGCACATTTAACAAGGAGAAAGGAGAATCAACCTCAAGCATGCCGAAGAAAGGGGGAGAGGGAGAACCTTCTCAAGAGTTTAGCTGGAAGTTATATGTGGATGGAGCATCAGGCGCTGAGGGCAGCGGCGCTGGGATAATGCTTAAAGGGCCGGAGGACttcaaagtatgttatgccttgcgactagaattcaaagcttctaataacGTGGCTGAGTACGAAGCCCTGGTGAATGGGATGTTAGTAGCTTCggaggtaggggtaaccgaTCTCGAGGTGAATAGCGATTCTCAGCTAGTGATCAATCAAGTGATGGGGGTGTATCAGGCcagggaccccatcatgcaaAGCTACCTTGACAAGGTAAAAGCTTTAGAAGCCGAGTTCACAAGTCGAGGAATCAACATCAagtttcaaagaatacctcgagaagaaaacgaggaggcagacctgctgaGTCGGTTGTCCAAAGAAGAGCTAGAGCAGCTCcccgatgaagtgtacatacagcaCGTTCATGCCCCTGCTTTCAAAAAGGCTAGCACGGTACTGCAGGTGGAACTGAGCTCgaactggatgaccccatatCTAAGGTACCTGGAGAAGGGCGAGCTCCCCGAGGATAAAGACGAAGCCAGAAAAACAGTAGCTCGAGCCGCCAACTATCAGGTAATAAGGGGAACCCTGTATAGaaaagggaaatccagcccgtggctccgatgtgtgagtccggaagaagccaCAAAGGTAATGGAAGAGATTCACAAAGGTCTGTGTGGAgcccacgagggagcagggacattagccaacaaGATATTCAGGcagggatactactggcccacggtCAAAAAAGAAGCAGAGGAGTTTGTCCGGAGATGTGACGTGTGCCAaagatttgctaacgccattaggacccctgccactcctcaggcaagcatatccagcccatggcctttctcacaatg
This window harbors:
- the LOC110607410 gene encoding uncharacterized protein LOC110607410, whose amino-acid sequence is MSPLQLFYIFIVTAMFAPIQAIQYQLINNATGTPGGTRFEYEIGIPCSKQTLEFATNFIWQTFKQNEGDRKNYEEVTMVVQSFVGAAAYVNSNTINVNSDYIANYQGDVKNEVIGLLYHETTHVWQWFSNNEAPSGLIEGIADYVRLKAALALITAGFLNPEPGPRP